caaatcactctacggagacagccctcgcaaaaatgactaatgatctattgctaacgatggattctgatgcgtcatctatgttgctgctcctcgatcttagcgctgctttcgataccctcgatcataatattttattacaacgtatcaaaacacaaattggtatgtcagacttagccatgtcttggtttaactcttatcttactgataggatgcagtgcgtctcccataacaatgtgacctcggactacgttaaggtaacgtgtggagttccccagggttcggtccttggccctgcactcttcagcatctacatgctgccgctaggggacatcatacgcaaatacggtgttagctttcactgttatactgatgacacccaactctacatgcccctaaagctgaccaacacgccggactgtagtcagctggaggcgtgtcttaatgaaattaaacgatggatgtccgctaactttttgcaacccatccatccatccatcttcttccgcttagccgaggtcgggtcgcgggggtagcagcctaagcagggaagcccagacttccctctccccagccacttcgtctagctcttcccggggggtcccgaggcgttcccaggccagccgggagatatagtcttcccaacgtgtcctgggtcttccccgtggcctcctaccggttggacgtgccctaaacacctccctcgggaggcgttcgggtggcatcctgaccagatgcccgaactacctcatctggctcttctcgatgtggaggagcagcggctttactttgagctcctcccggatggcagagcttctcaccctatctctaagggagagccccgccacccggcggaggaaactcatttcggcggaggaaactcatttcggccgcttgtacccgtgatcttatcctttcgttcatgacccaaagctcatgaccataggtgaggatgggaacgtagatcgaccggtaaattgaaagctttgcctttcggctcagctccttcttcaccacaacggatcgatacagcgtccgcattactgaagacgccgcaccgatccgcctgtcgatctcacaatccacacTTCCCCcactagtgaacaagactccgaagtacttgaattcctccacttggggcagggtctctgccccaacccggagatggcactccacccttttctgggcgagaaccatggactcggacttggaggtgctgattctcattcctgtcgcttcacactcggctgcgaaccgatccagtgagagctgaagatcccggccagatgaagccatcaggaccacatcatctgcaaaaagcagagacctaatcccgggGCCACCAAatcagaacccctcaacgccttgactgcgcctagaaattctgtccataaaagttatgaacagaatgggtgacaaaggacagccttggcggagtccaaccctcactggaaatgtgtccgacttactgccggcaatgcggaccaagctctgacactgatcatacagggaacggaccgccacaataagacagtccggtaccccatactctctgagcactccccacaggacttcccgggggacacggtcgaatgccttctccaagtccacaaagcacatgtagactggttgggcaaactcccatgcaccttcaaaaaccctgccgagagtatagagctggtccacagttccacgaccaggacgaaaaccacactgttcctcctgaatccgaggttcgactacccggcgtagcctcctctccagtacacctgaataaaccttaccggggaggctgaggagtgtgatcccacgatagttggaacacactctccggtcccccttcttaaagagagggaccaccaccccggtctgccaatccagaagtaccgccccgatgtccacgcgatgctgcagagtcttgtcaaccaagacagtcccacagcatccagagccttaaggaactccgggcggatctcatctacccctggggccttgccgccgaggagttttttaactacctcagcaacctcagccccagaaataggagagcccacctcagattccccaggcaccgcttcctcaaaggaagacgtgttggtgggattaaggaggtcttcgaagtattccctccaccgatccacaacatccgcagtcaaagtcagcagaacaccatccgcaccatacacggtgttgatagtgcactgctcccccttcctgaggcggcgtatggtccagaatcgcttcgaagccgtccggaagtcgttttccatggcttccccgaactcttcccatgtccgagttttagcctccgcgaccgctaaagctgcacaccgcttggcccgtcgataCCCGTCCAcggcctccggagtcctatgagccaaaagaacccgataggactccttcttcagcttgaaggcatccctcactgctggtgtccaccaacaggttctgggattaccgccacgacaggcaccaacaaccttgcggccacagctccaatcagctgcctcatcaatagaggttcggaacatggtccattcggactcaatgtcccgcacctccctcgtgacatgttcaaagttctttccagcagaccctcacaatgcgcttgggcctcccccaccatcgcagccaactcaccaccaggtggtgatcagtagaaagctccgcccctctcttcacccgagtgtccaaaacatgaggccgcaaatccgatgacacaactacaaagtcgatcatggaactgcggcctagggtgtcctgatgccaagtgcacatatggacacccttatgtttgaacatggtgtttgttatggacaatccgtgacgagcacaaaagtccaataacaaaacaccactcaggtttagatcagggcggccattcttcccaatcacgcctctccaggtttcactgttgttgccaacatgagcgttgaaatcccccagtaggacaagggaatcacccgggggagcactttccagtactccctcgagtgtacccaaaaagggtgggtactctgaactgctgtttggtgcgtaagcacaaacaacagtcagtacCCGCCCACCcccccgaaggcggagggaagctaccctctcgtccaccgggttgaactccaacgtgcaggctttgagccggggggacaacgagaattgccaccccagcccgtcgcctctcactgccggcaacgccagagtggaagagagtccagtccttctcgagaaaactggttccagagcccttgctgtgcgtcgaggtgagtccgactatatccagccggaacttctctacctcgcgcactagctcaggctccttcccccccagtgaggtgacgttccacgtcccaagagctagcttctgtagctcaggatcggaccgccaagtgccctgtcttcggctgccgcccagctcacaatgcacccgacctctatggcccctcccatgagtggtgagcccattggcgggatgacccacgttgcctcttcgggctgtgcccgaccGGGCCCCATggagacaggcccggccaccaggcgctcgccatcgtgccccaactccgggcctggctccagagcgggaccccggtgacccgcttccgggcaagggaaatctgagtccatttagttgtaattccatagaagtctttgagctgctctttgtctgatcactcacctttttgcaactcaacgccaaaaaaacggaaatgctgattattggtcctgctagacaccgacctctatttaataatacaactctaacatttgacaaccaaacaattaaacaaggcgacacggtaaagaatctgggtattatcttcgacccaactctctcctttgagtcacacattaaaagcgttactaaaacggccttctttcatctccgtaatatcgctaaaattcgctccattctgtccactaaagacgctgagatcattatccatgcgtttgttacgtctcgcctcgattactgtaacgtattattttcgggtctccccatgtctagcattaaaagattacagttggtacaaagtgcggctgctagacttttgacaagaacaagaaggtttgatcatattacgcctatactggctcacctgcactggcttcctgtgcacttaagatgtgactttaaggttttactacttacgtataaaatactacacggtctagctccatcctatcttgccgattgtattgtaccatatgtcccggcaagaaatctgcgttcaaaagactccggcttattagtgattcccaaagcccaaaaaaagtctgcggggtatagagcgttttccgttcgggctccagtactctggaatgccctcccggtaacagttcgagacgccacctcagtagaagcatttaagtctcaccttaaaactcatttgtatactctagcctttaaatagacaccctttttagaccagttgatctgccgtttcttttctttttctcctatgtcccactctcccttgtggagggggtccggtccgatccggtggccatgtactgcttgcctgtgtatcggctggggacatctctgcgctgctgatccgcctccgcttggaatgttttcctgctggctccgctgtgaacgggactctcgctgctgtgttggatccgatttggactggactctcgcgactgtgttggatccattatggatttaactttcacagtatcatgttagacccgctcgaaatccattgctttcgtcctctccaaggttctcatagtcatcattgtgtgagttttccttgcccttatgtgggcctaccgaggatgtcgtagtggtgtgTGTTGTGGtaagtgcagccctttgagacgctagtgatttagggctatataagtaaacattgattgattgattgattgtatttaagttgtgttagggtgcggaaattctcccaaaaagggatttgtcattcttgtttggtgtgggttcacagtgtgacgcatatttgtaacagtgttaagtttttttttacggccacccttagtgtgacgtgtatggctgttgaacaagtacgtcttgcagccactgacgttgttctgcacaagtctcgcacAACACGTTACAGAACCGGCACATTGGTGTGTGATATGAAAgagtgcgcgatgacatgtagtggagcagtagtcttcttttgggggtgcgcggacccctggaagtacttgaaggtatgccaagggacaagtgagatttattaaaaacattctaaaaaaacagcagcaattcataaatcctttatacacatgtttattgaataatacttcaatgaagtatgaatgtaagttcataaactgtggaaaaataatacaacaatctaacattcagtgttgacagctagacttgtggacatgttccataaatattgatgttaaagatttctttttttgtgaagaaatgtttagaattaagttcatgaatccagatggatctctattacaatccccaaagagggcactataagttgattacttctatgtgtagaaatctttatttataattaaaacacttgtttatttttcaaaaagttttttatttttatatcttttttttccccaaatagttcaagaaagaccactacaaatgagcaatattttacactgctatacaatttaataaatcagaaactgatgatattatgctgtattttacttctttgtctcctttttttttccaaccgaaatgctttgctctgattagggggtacttaaattaaaaaaatgttcacagggggtacatcactggaaaaaagattgagaaccactgttgtaaaggacgttaaaggcagtgcagtcacggcagctcttaataatgtcggccgggtgaaaatttggaaaaattagggagaatggttgcaccggtagattgtcgggaggtgcactgaaattcaggagtctcccggaaaaatcgtgaagattggcaagtatgttgctagggcgggaaagccattcttagaaggtgaattcattaaaaagtgcatgttagatttttttaagaaatcttttcttgcggcccagcctcacccagtttctgcatccattgGCCccgaggtaaattgagtttgagacccctgcactagacactcaaagcgcgcACAGAAGTGAGGACCAATCATTCATTCGCTCCACATTGGTAGTGGTAAGCGACATTTGTAACCACAGcttccctggggtagactgactgaagTGTTGCTGCCAATTTGCGCATATGGCAcctctaacctgactctcgccagatccttgtagttcgctgaactCCACACAAGTATCTGGGCTtgagggcaatgcaaactccttcaagatagcacaaaataatgaaccaattagGATCGACGGACAGGATTttatgtgacgtagcgccgaaacgactgtttgattcaaacaacaatggcggcacacAGTGAGGAGTCGTGTGCTGGCGCTggttctgctattgcaactgttttgtcgaatctttcgaatattaattctttaaaagatgaacagagaatggttttgaaggcatttattaaCTTTTctctctgtcgttatccaatatgttggctgttctgttttggatttcccagcgtctgtctaatcagcgtcacgggttgatttcgatgtgagtggttgaagtagcatgtcattcaagataacggacaagtggtttatccaatcacatacaattatttgtttttttatacaaggtcctgccttctgaaatacatctcctattgataAGTcctagatccttgtgtggagctcagcgaattAGAAGGCTCTGATGAGAGTCAGGCTACCTcctgaccaccaccaaacattcatacaccagcggcactgggagcaagggtgaactgtccTGCCCAaatacacaacggcagtgacttgggaTGGCAGAGGCTGTGAtcgaaccttcaagttgctggcacgctcTATGCTCTATACTGTACCCCATGAACCGTTTTTAATTAAAATCAagattttgtattattttcattgtaagtgggccaaatcaCGTATATTAGAAATTTgtctcatggaaatgactgctgtcatttgattataataatatgactttAACCCTACATCAGTGTCACGTTTGGGACAGGTGTTCTGCTGGTATGTCCACCGTGTTGTTGCTCACATgtcctccactgaatgctcagggagtATTTGCCTTTGCTCACTCATGAGAAATTAGAGGGAACTTGAATGCACGGCTAGATTAAATAAAGTGTGATTTGAGCAGAGTATAACTTTTATTTAACAGCACTTCTTTTCTTTTGCAGGCTGTGGTTATGTACGTTCACGTTGTCAGTTGCAGTATGTGCCGTGCTGCTTCTGCCCATTTCAATTCTCTCCAACGAGGTGCTACTCGCCTTCCCACAGAGCTACTACATGCAATGGCTCAATGGCTCGCTTATCCATGgtatatttttgagtttttgttAGTCACCCTAATCAAAATTATCTGTGACGATCAGAAGTAAACACAGCAGAAAGATCACGTCAAACAAAGTTACAATCTCTAAATCAATATTATTCATGCCTGTGACCCAACTGGTGCAATTGTTGGAGGTGGTAAAATAAGTACCCTAGTCGGCTGATAGTTTATGGTAAGGATATACTTAAaagtccaaaaatacaacaaacatcttatgatttttgttttttctttttcccaGCTATTATACATGACTAGCAAAAAAAGATAGCAAAACTATGCCTCCCTATGGTGAATTTATGTAATGAAATCACATTACTGATAATAGAAGACTAATTATTTGAAACATTTCTTCTTTTCTttatttgtttgtcttttttatttttaaggatTGTGGAACCTAGTGTTCCTTTTCTCCAATCTGTCCCTGGTCTTCCTCATGCCCTTTGCCTACTTCTTCACTGAGTCTGAAGGGTTTGTGGGGTCCAAAAAGGTGATGGTGTTAACAGTACTGCATCTTTAATTAAACATTGCTTTCTATACCAGATAGCTTCTGTGATGGCATAATAACCAATTTGTGTTTATGTAAAGGGGGTAATGGCGCGAGTATATGAAGCAGTTGTCTTGTTGCTGCTGCTAGCTCTTCTTGTGTTGGGCATTGTATGGGTGGCATCAGCCTTTCTCCACGACAACATGGCGAGGAAGAGCCTCTATGGTGAGTCTTCTGTATATAACAGTACTCGTTTTTTTCAGTGGCAACAGTTAGTACCAATGTAAAATGCATTAAATTTATGTCTGATTTGCAGACCTGTGGGAGTATTACCTTCCCTACTTGTACTCGGGCATCTCTTTTTTTGGAGTGCTGCTACTACTTTGTAGGTATCCACCAAAATGCAATGATTGGTTCAAAGCCACTGACATTATCATGTGTTTATTTCACTTGTGTTTCTTTCATTAGTGTGTACTCCTTTTGGATTGTCGCGAATGTTTAGTGTAACCGGCAGCCTTTTGGTCAAACCCCGGGTGAGTGACAATATCATACATACATAGTCAATCTGAATTGGAAATTGCAGTCACTGATTTGACCAATTTCCTACAGCTGTTTGAAGACATAGAAGATACTCTCAGCTGCACCACTTTCGAGGAGGACTCGCTGTCCAGGAAACTGAAATGTGAGTAGGAGCCCTTTAGCACACCGTCTTCTACCATTACCTTATATATGTGTCAAGCTGATTTTTGTCTCGTTGAAGGTGGCAGTTCTGAGTCATGCTGGGTCAAGCTGAACATGGAGGCGATGAAGAAAGAGCACCGAACAGTCCAGACACAGCGCATCGCCTTAGGTGTGTTTGACTTTTCAAACAGTGTTTACGGTGCTGCTTATCCTGTTGATGTCTTTACAGAGACACGGAGGAAAGCTTCAGCATGGCAGAGAAACTTAGGTTATCCATTGGCCATGCTTATGCTCCTTGCCCTCACAGTAAGCATTTGTTAGATTCTTACAGGCTTATTTGaagtcacacttttttttttttttaggtttccaTTTGAAGATTTTAATGTTTTCTCTTTTAGGGGATGTGTGTACTGATGGTCTGTTTCAATGTGTTGGAGTTACTCCTTGATGAGACTGCTTTGCCCAGAGGAATGGAAGTAAGGATTTATTGAGACTTTTAAATATTTCCTCTGTATATATGCTGACGACTGATGTTTTTCCTGTGTGTTGAGGACCCTCACCTTGGAATGGCCTCCTTCTCAATGTTTGGTTCACTGGGTGCAGTAGTTCAAGTTGTCCTCATTCTGTATCCTTCAAAGCAATGCAAATATGATTACATAGTTATAAGCTTTGTGTTGACATAAACTgtacattcatacattatatttacaACCTGATGGTTTCCACtgttaaaacaaacattttaatttgAGTGTTGTCCTTTATAAATGCCTAACAGCTATTTAATGGTGTCCTCAGTAGTAGGATTCTATAGCTCTCCGCTCTTCACTGGTCTAGTGCCTCGGGCACAGGACACCAACCTCACACAGGTACAGCAGTGTACAGTATCTCTCAAGCAAACCATGCCAAACCACTCGGtgtcgtgtgtatatatactatgtatgttCCTTTCAGATGATCGCCAACTGCGTTTCACTTCTCATCTTGAGCTCAGCACTTCCTGTCTTTTCACGCACACTTGGTAAGGATGGAAACAAAGGATTACAATTCCATAATGTCAGTGGTGCTGAAGTAAACAGTAGTAACCAGGCAGTGAGAAAAAAAAGTGCTAAAATAGAGCAGAGTGCTTCAGAACATAAGACATTACAAAAGTAATTGCTTGTGATTAATGTAGCGTTCCGACAGAAGCCCACATAGTCTGATGCTCTTTTTAACCTTAATACGCCAACAGCACTACTCAGTTTCAACACTGCGCATACACACATTTTGTCATAGCTTTCCACACTAACACTTTCTCATTACCCGCCAATCACGATCACAGTGAGTTAGGTGCATTCACGAACTTCTacatttttaacagttttttgGCACATTGTTTTGTAATGCTGCTGATTTTGTTACGATAATTATATCAGGGATTTTATTTCATACTTTTACATAGCATTTCATTTATACTATTGAAGAATATAAATTCgcaatgtgttaaacatgcatgtcaCTCAATTTAGTAGAAATAAAAAGGCAACGTTGttaaacaaaaaaattgtgttttccaTTCCCAATTAAAGTACGTGTAGACACTGTGGACACTGTTTCAAAGTAACAGCTTGGCACCTGTAtcggttaaaatgtaaacaatacccgTCCCTAGTACACAAGCAAATGTAACAGGTTGCCATGTTTGCGTCTTGCACTTGTAGTTTTGACATCTGTCACAAGAGGGCGTTTTAGTctttgcttcttcttcttctttaagtttgtgtgttttctccaaCGTTTATTCTCTGTTTTTAGGGATCACACGCTTTGATCTACTGGGAGACTTTGGACGGTATAACTGGCTCGGGAACTTCTATGCTGTCTTTTTATACAACATGCTGTTTGCTGGTCTTACCTCTGCCTCCCTGATCAAAACGGTCACATGGGCAGTACAGAGAGAACTCATTCGTGCATTTGGTCAGTAACTCCGTATTATCATTATGTATGCCAAAATGTACTACTTCTTATGTGTGGGTGGTCTGAGCTGATATTGAAAGCAGTTGAATGGTGTGTCGTTGGTTTTCCCAGCTTTGGCCCCATTTCCCTGTGGGCTGGCCGCTTTTCCtttgatagaaaaaaatacaattcttACAGGAAAGTGTAAAAGGACAGGAGGAGATTCAGATCCCCTTGGGGACCTTTTAGGCCCGCCGCCTTAGACCCCTTGCAGCACACACACCCTTGAACCCTCCACCCAACACAAACAAACGCTCAAAGCACACACCACAGTCCACCTTCCTTGCAGTCTAGATAGCATCTCATTGCTAAGGCCACTCACTTTCCCATTGCCTCCCAACTCACTTTTGTTCCATGCTAAAACGGCTCTCCTTTTACCTACACGACTGTTTTCCCTAGTTTTGCACTCCACCCTATAATTGTGcactgtttttaattgttttttttattttttgcaggtCTCCACAGACTACCTTTAACTATGTCTCGCTCCACGGTCCCATTCAAGCTCCTCCTGGCAAGTGGGCTGTCTAAAATCCAGTGactgattacaaaaaaaatgctctCAACAAGTGAACCAAATGTGCACCTTTTTGACTGAAGGCTTGAACAATTCTGCGCCATCGTCAAAATGGACAGTATGCTTGTGCTAAACGAAGAGACCTAAGTTGATGAGTCCAGTTCAGTTTGTGCAGTGGGTGTTCTGCTCGGATATGTTTGATGACCAAAATATTGAAGCCTGTGCAGTCATATAACCTCTAAAGACAGCTCCATGCAACCTGCACAGGACAAATGGAATTAAGCCATATACATTGGCATCACTGCCAATCTAACCCCTAAACACCCCTAAAGGAGGATGGACTTGCCTGCTTTTGAAACATACAAGTCAGCAAAGGTCTTTTAAAAGGTAATGCTGGAGCTGTGAGATAATTTCCTCTTCCTGCTCCAGGCAGATAGTATTCTGTTTTTCTGACTTCGCCACACTTTTCTCTGTACGGGTGTTGCAC
The DNA window shown above is from Nerophis ophidion isolate RoL-2023_Sa linkage group LG06, RoL_Noph_v1.0, whole genome shotgun sequence and carries:
- the lmbr1l gene encoding limb region 1 homolog-like protein isoform X1, with product METNDVSVREQLFHNRVRETIICVLLFTCLYIVSYLILARFKKTAEFITDDIEDATVNKIALWLCTFTLSVAVCAVLLLPISILSNEVLLAFPQSYYMQWLNGSLIHGLWNLVFLFSNLSLVFLMPFAYFFTESEGFVGSKKGVMARVYEAVVLLLLLALLVLGIVWVASAFLHDNMARKSLYDLWEYYLPYLYSGISFFGVLLLLLCTPFGLSRMFSVTGSLLVKPRLFEDIEDTLSCTTFEEDSLSRKLKCGSSESCWVKLNMEAMKKEHRTVQTQRIALETRRKASAWQRNLGYPLAMLMLLALTGMCVLMVCFNVLELLLDETALPRGMEDPHLGMASFSMFGSLGAVVQVVLILYLMVSSVVGFYSSPLFTGLVPRAQDTNLTQMIANCVSLLILSSALPVFSRTLGITRFDLLGDFGRYNWLGNFYAVFLYNMLFAGLTSASLIKTVTWAVQRELIRAFGLHRLPLTMSRSTVPFKLLLASGLSKIQ
- the lmbr1l gene encoding limb region 1 homolog-like protein isoform X2; amino-acid sequence: MQWLNGSLIHGLWNLVFLFSNLSLVFLMPFAYFFTESEGFVGSKKGVMARVYEAVVLLLLLALLVLGIVWVASAFLHDNMARKSLYDLWEYYLPYLYSGISFFGVLLLLLCTPFGLSRMFSVTGSLLVKPRLFEDIEDTLSCTTFEEDSLSRKLKCGSSESCWVKLNMEAMKKEHRTVQTQRIALETRRKASAWQRNLGYPLAMLMLLALTGMCVLMVCFNVLELLLDETALPRGMEDPHLGMASFSMFGSLGAVVQVVLILYLMVSSVVGFYSSPLFTGLVPRAQDTNLTQMIANCVSLLILSSALPVFSRTLGITRFDLLGDFGRYNWLGNFYAVFLYNMLFAGLTSASLIKTVTWAVQRELIRAFGLHRLPLTMSRSTVPFKLLLASGLSKIQ